The proteins below are encoded in one region of Rhizobacter sp.:
- the xdhB gene encoding xanthine dehydrogenase molybdopterin binding subunit, translating to MNKPLDSFLQAPSEAQALREGQRVGISRPHESAHLHVAGEAAYIDDLPELAGTLHAALGLSPVAHGTLKAIDLDTLRAMPGVVDVLTAADMPGGNDCGPIVHDDPILAEGELRYLGQPVFAVIATSRDAARRAAGQAKRVLSMEALPPVISHQQAHELGQYVLPPMHLTRGDAAAAIAAAPRRLKGTFDVGGQEQFYLEGQISYAIPKENDGLLVHCSTQHPSEMQHVVAHVLKLQAHHVQVECRRMGGGFGGKESQSALFACVAAVAARRLKRPVKLRLDRDDDFLITGRRHCFWYEYEVGYDDDGRVLGAEITMVSRAGHSADLSGPVMTRALCHFDNAYWLPDVAMHGFSAKTNTQSNTAFRGFGGPQGAIAIENILDTIARTLGKDPLDVRTLNYYGPSDGDERVMTPYGQKVEDNILQPLTAQLEVTSDYRARRKAVAEFNATSPVLKRGIAFTPVKFGISFNVAHFNQAGALVHVYNDGSILVNHGGTEMGQGLNTKVAQVVAHELGVAFERVRVTATDTQKVVNTSATAASTGSDLNGKAAQDAARQIRERLAAFAAEQAGVDASEVRFANDKVFIGKNAPHELSFGELVTQAYLARVQLWSDGHYATPGLHWNRDTMQGKPFFYFAYGAAVSEVLVDTLTGEWKLLRADLLHDVGRSLNPAVDIGQVEGAFIQGMGWLTTEELVWHPQTGLLATHAPSTYKIPTANDCPPVLNVTLFEGDNPADTIHRSKAVGEPPLLLPFSVFFAIRDAVSSVGGHRVDPPLTAPATSEAILRALQAVQGRP from the coding sequence ATGAACAAGCCGCTCGACAGCTTTCTGCAAGCACCTTCCGAGGCCCAGGCCTTGCGCGAGGGGCAGCGGGTCGGCATCAGCCGGCCGCACGAATCAGCGCACCTGCACGTGGCCGGCGAGGCGGCCTACATCGACGACCTGCCCGAGCTGGCCGGCACGCTGCACGCGGCACTCGGCCTGTCGCCGGTGGCGCATGGCACGCTGAAGGCCATCGACCTCGACACCCTGCGTGCGATGCCCGGCGTGGTGGACGTGCTGACCGCGGCCGACATGCCTGGCGGCAACGACTGCGGCCCCATCGTGCACGACGACCCCATCCTCGCCGAGGGCGAGCTGCGCTACCTCGGCCAGCCGGTGTTTGCCGTGATCGCGACCAGCCGCGATGCCGCACGGCGCGCCGCCGGCCAGGCGAAACGCGTGCTGTCGATGGAGGCGCTGCCGCCGGTGATCTCGCACCAGCAGGCGCATGAACTCGGCCAGTACGTGCTGCCGCCGATGCACCTCACGCGCGGCGATGCTGCCGCGGCCATCGCCGCCGCGCCGCGTCGCCTGAAGGGCACGTTCGACGTCGGCGGGCAGGAGCAGTTCTACCTCGAAGGCCAGATCAGCTACGCCATCCCGAAAGAGAACGATGGGCTCTTGGTGCACTGCTCCACGCAGCACCCGAGCGAGATGCAGCACGTGGTGGCGCATGTGCTGAAGCTGCAGGCCCACCACGTGCAGGTGGAGTGCCGGCGCATGGGCGGCGGCTTCGGCGGCAAGGAGTCGCAGTCGGCGCTCTTCGCCTGTGTGGCCGCGGTGGCGGCGCGCCGGCTCAAGCGGCCGGTGAAGCTGCGCCTCGACCGCGACGATGACTTCCTCATCACCGGCCGTCGCCACTGCTTCTGGTACGAGTACGAGGTGGGCTACGACGACGACGGCCGTGTGCTCGGCGCCGAGATCACGATGGTCTCGCGCGCCGGCCACTCGGCCGACCTCTCGGGCCCCGTGATGACACGGGCGCTCTGCCACTTCGACAACGCCTACTGGCTGCCCGACGTGGCGATGCACGGCTTCTCGGCCAAGACCAACACCCAGTCGAACACCGCCTTCCGCGGCTTCGGCGGGCCGCAGGGCGCGATCGCGATCGAGAACATCCTCGACACCATCGCCCGCACGCTGGGTAAAGACCCGCTCGACGTGCGCACGCTCAACTATTACGGCCCGAGCGACGGCGACGAGCGGGTGATGACGCCTTACGGCCAGAAGGTCGAGGACAACATCCTGCAGCCGCTCACGGCACAGCTCGAAGTCACGAGCGACTACCGTGCGCGCCGCAAGGCGGTGGCCGAGTTCAACGCCACGAGCCCGGTGCTCAAGCGCGGCATCGCGTTCACGCCGGTGAAGTTCGGCATCTCGTTCAACGTGGCGCATTTCAACCAGGCGGGCGCGCTGGTGCACGTGTACAACGACGGCTCCATCCTCGTGAACCACGGTGGCACCGAGATGGGCCAGGGGCTGAACACCAAGGTGGCGCAGGTGGTGGCGCACGAGCTGGGCGTGGCCTTCGAGCGGGTGCGGGTGACGGCGACCGACACGCAGAAGGTCGTCAACACCTCGGCGACCGCTGCCTCGACCGGCAGCGACCTCAACGGCAAGGCGGCGCAGGACGCGGCGCGGCAGATCCGCGAGCGGCTCGCCGCCTTTGCGGCGGAGCAGGCGGGCGTGGACGCGAGCGAGGTGCGCTTTGCCAACGACAAGGTCTTCATCGGCAAGAACGCGCCGCACGAGCTGTCGTTCGGTGAACTCGTGACCCAGGCCTACCTCGCACGGGTGCAGCTCTGGTCCGACGGCCACTACGCCACGCCGGGCCTGCACTGGAACCGCGACACGATGCAGGGCAAGCCCTTCTTCTACTTCGCGTATGGCGCGGCGGTGAGCGAAGTGCTGGTGGACACGCTCACCGGTGAGTGGAAATTGCTGCGTGCCGATCTGCTGCACGACGTGGGCCGCTCGCTCAACCCGGCGGTCGACATCGGCCAGGTGGAAGGTGCGTTCATCCAGGGCATGGGCTGGCTCACGACCGAAGAGCTGGTGTGGCACCCGCAGACCGGCCTCTTGGCCACGCACGCGCCGAGCACCTACAAGATCCCCACGGCCAACGACTGCCCGCCGGTGCTCAACGTGACGCTCTTCGAAGGCGACAACCCGGCCGACACCATCCACCGCAGCAAAGCGGTGGGCGAGCCGCCGCTGTTGTTGCCGTTCTCGGTCTTCTTCGCGATCCGCGATGCGGTGTCGTCGGTGGGCGGCCATCGCGTCGACCCGCCGTTGACGGCGCCCGCCACCAGCGAAGCCATCCTGCGGGCCCTCCAGGCGGTGCAGGGGCGGCCGTGA
- a CDS encoding alpha/beta fold hydrolase → MTLSLTMLVSGCAWWDAKERELVYRPAPGRPADFAGLKAGDSMYTLKVRGEQSGKPETLALWWMPAADPQAPTLLYLHGTFRSLYKNHPKMEALRDAGVSVLAVDYRGWGDSEPIIPSEESILADADVAWVELMQRQPDPKKRIIFGHSMGGGVAIDLASRKHYRTDYGALIVESTFTSLPDVAASVGAYGVVASWITRQRFYSDQKIAKVDAPILMMHGDRDKTVPVELGRKLRDAARPGSVRWVEISGGSHSQLHKEAPGIYREAVRSILQQLPK, encoded by the coding sequence GTGACGCTTTCCCTCACGATGCTCGTGAGCGGCTGCGCCTGGTGGGACGCCAAGGAGCGCGAGCTCGTCTACCGCCCCGCGCCCGGCCGCCCGGCCGACTTCGCGGGCCTGAAGGCTGGCGACTCGATGTACACGCTCAAGGTGCGCGGCGAGCAGTCGGGCAAGCCCGAGACGCTCGCCCTCTGGTGGATGCCCGCCGCCGACCCGCAGGCCCCCACCCTGCTCTACCTGCATGGCACCTTCCGCAGCCTCTACAAGAACCACCCGAAGATGGAGGCGCTGCGTGACGCGGGTGTGTCGGTGCTAGCGGTCGACTACCGCGGCTGGGGCGACAGCGAGCCCATCATCCCGTCGGAAGAGTCCATCCTCGCCGACGCCGACGTGGCCTGGGTCGAGCTGATGCAGCGCCAGCCCGACCCGAAGAAACGCATCATCTTCGGCCACTCGATGGGCGGCGGCGTGGCCATCGACCTCGCGAGCCGCAAGCACTACCGCACCGACTACGGCGCACTCATCGTCGAGTCGACCTTCACCAGCCTGCCCGACGTGGCCGCCTCGGTGGGCGCGTATGGCGTCGTCGCCTCGTGGATCACCCGCCAGCGCTTCTACTCCGACCAGAAGATCGCCAAGGTCGACGCACCCATCCTCATGATGCACGGCGACCGCGACAAGACGGTGCCGGTGGAGCTGGGCCGGAAATTGCGTGATGCCGCCCGACCCGGCAGCGTGCGCTGGGTCGAGATCTCGGGCGGCTCGCACAGCCAGCTTCACAAGGAGGCGCCGGGGATCTACCGAGAGGCCGTGCGATCCATCCTCCAGCAATTGCCCAAATGA
- a CDS encoding ABC transporter permease has product MNKKQKEALAPWLLLIGVLVLWELLCRGFNVSEFVFPAPSRIATQLVEFRGVIAGHAWRTFWVTMAGFGLSIVVGTLLGFLIGSSRMAYAAMYPLMTAFNALPKAAFVPILVVWFGIGVGPAVLTAFLISFFPITVNIATGLATLEPELEDVLRVLGAKRWDVLIKVGLPRSLPYFYGSLKVAITLAFVGTTVSEMTAANEGIGYLLISAGSSMQMGLAFAGLVVIGVMAMAMYELFAVVEKRTTAWAHRGSGAS; this is encoded by the coding sequence ATGAACAAGAAGCAGAAAGAAGCCCTGGCGCCCTGGCTGCTGCTCATCGGCGTGCTGGTGCTGTGGGAGCTGCTCTGCCGCGGCTTCAACGTCTCCGAGTTCGTCTTCCCCGCGCCTTCGCGCATCGCCACGCAGCTCGTCGAGTTCCGCGGCGTGATCGCCGGCCACGCGTGGCGCACCTTCTGGGTCACGATGGCGGGCTTCGGGCTCTCGATCGTCGTGGGCACCCTGCTCGGCTTCCTCATCGGCAGCTCGCGCATGGCCTACGCCGCGATGTACCCGCTGATGACGGCGTTCAACGCCCTGCCCAAGGCGGCCTTCGTGCCCATCCTCGTGGTGTGGTTCGGCATCGGCGTAGGTCCGGCGGTGCTCACGGCCTTCCTCATCTCTTTCTTCCCCATCACCGTCAACATCGCCACCGGCCTCGCCACGCTGGAGCCCGAGCTCGAAGACGTGCTGCGCGTGCTCGGCGCCAAACGCTGGGACGTGCTCATCAAGGTCGGCCTGCCCCGCTCGCTGCCCTACTTCTACGGCTCGCTGAAGGTGGCGATCACGCTCGCCTTCGTGGGCACCACCGTGTCGGAGATGACCGCCGCCAACGAAGGCATCGGCTACCTGCTCATCTCGGCCGGCTCGTCGATGCAGATGGGCCTGGCCTTCGCGGGCCTGGTCGTGATCGGCGTGATGGCGATGGCGATGTACGAGCTTTTCGCGGTGGTGGAGAAGCGCACGACCGCATGGGCGCACCGCGGCTCGGGCGCCAGCTGA
- a CDS encoding urease accessory protein UreD gives MSKGWQGHLKLDYRRTGPRTTVLDQHNGPLRVLQSLYPEGDAICHNVLVHPPGGIVSGDVLAIDVNVQSGSHVLITTPGATRFYRSLGEPGLQTLTARVDDGARFEWLPLETILYPDTLAENRMRFELAPGAEMMGWDVLALGLPASDQPYDRGRYTQSIELPGVWLERGRIDGHDTRLLQSPLGWAGHTVLATMWFAAGRALTAARRDTLLDAAREAVSASPLRTTAGCTAPHGEVVVLRALAHRVEPAMQLLTEVWKRWRQTAWSLSAAQPRVWRT, from the coding sequence ATGAGCAAAGGCTGGCAGGGCCACCTGAAGCTCGACTACCGCCGCACCGGCCCGCGCACCACCGTCCTCGACCAGCACAACGGCCCGCTGCGGGTGCTGCAAAGCCTCTACCCCGAAGGCGATGCGATCTGCCACAACGTGCTGGTGCACCCACCGGGCGGCATCGTCAGCGGCGACGTGCTGGCCATCGACGTCAACGTGCAGAGCGGCAGCCACGTCCTCATCACCACGCCGGGCGCCACGCGCTTCTACCGCAGCCTCGGCGAGCCGGGCCTGCAGACGCTCACCGCGCGGGTGGACGACGGTGCACGCTTCGAGTGGCTGCCGCTCGAAACCATCCTCTACCCCGACACGCTGGCCGAGAACCGCATGCGTTTCGAGCTCGCGCCCGGCGCCGAGATGATGGGCTGGGACGTGCTCGCCCTCGGCCTGCCCGCGAGCGACCAGCCCTACGACCGCGGCCGCTACACCCAGAGCATCGAACTCCCCGGCGTGTGGCTGGAGCGGGGCCGGATCGACGGGCACGACACCCGCCTGCTGCAGTCGCCGCTCGGCTGGGCCGGGCACACCGTGCTGGCCACGATGTGGTTCGCCGCGGGCCGCGCGCTCACCGCGGCACGCCGCGACACGCTGCTCGACGCCGCCCGCGAGGCCGTCTCGGCCAGCCCGCTTCGCACGACTGCCGGCTGCACCGCGCCGCACGGCGAAGTGGTGGTGCTGCGCGCGCTGGCCCACCGCGTGGAACCTGCCATGCAGTTGCTGACCGAAGTCTGGAAACGTTGGCGCCAGACCGCCTGGTCGCTCTCCGCAGCGCAACCGCGTGTCTGGCGCACCTGA
- a CDS encoding ABC transporter substrate-binding protein, which yields MNLISRFAAATLVATLCSAAQAQETPVKFQLDWRFEGPAALFLVPAAKGHFKAEKLNVTVDAGNGSGGTVTRVASGTYDMGFADLAALMEFHANNPTAPNKPVAVMMVYNNTPAAVLALKKSGIKTPADLNGKKLGAPVFDAGRKAWPIFAKANNINNVAWTAMDPPLRETMLVRGDIDAITGFSFTSLLNLEARGVKTEEVVILPYPQHGVKLYGNAIIAGEEFLKKNPEAVKAFLRAFTKGMKDVIADPAGGIATVKARDGIINEALELRRLKLALDASVLTADARADTFGATNPGRLSLMASQVSDAFGTKERVNAAAVWNGGYLPTAAERDIFKAAPKK from the coding sequence ATGAACCTCATCTCCCGCTTTGCCGCCGCCACCCTCGTCGCCACCCTGTGCTCCGCCGCGCAGGCGCAGGAGACCCCCGTCAAGTTCCAGCTCGATTGGCGCTTCGAGGGGCCCGCCGCGCTCTTCCTGGTGCCGGCGGCCAAGGGCCACTTCAAGGCCGAGAAGCTCAACGTGACCGTCGACGCCGGCAACGGCTCGGGCGGCACCGTCACGCGCGTGGCCTCGGGCACCTACGACATGGGCTTCGCCGACCTCGCGGCGCTGATGGAATTCCACGCCAACAACCCGACCGCCCCCAACAAGCCGGTCGCGGTGATGATGGTCTACAACAACACGCCGGCCGCGGTGCTCGCGCTCAAGAAGAGCGGCATCAAGACCCCGGCCGACCTGAACGGCAAGAAGCTGGGTGCCCCCGTCTTCGACGCCGGCCGCAAGGCCTGGCCGATCTTCGCCAAGGCCAACAACATCAACAACGTGGCCTGGACGGCGATGGACCCGCCGCTGCGCGAGACCATGCTGGTGCGCGGCGACATCGACGCCATCACCGGCTTCTCGTTCACCTCGCTGCTCAACCTCGAAGCGCGCGGCGTGAAGACCGAGGAGGTGGTGATCCTTCCCTACCCGCAACACGGCGTGAAGCTCTACGGCAACGCCATCATCGCGGGCGAGGAGTTTCTCAAGAAGAACCCCGAGGCGGTGAAAGCCTTCCTGCGCGCTTTCACCAAAGGCATGAAGGACGTGATCGCCGACCCGGCCGGCGGCATCGCGACCGTCAAGGCCCGCGACGGCATCATCAACGAAGCACTGGAGTTGCGCCGCCTGAAGCTCGCGCTCGATGCGAGCGTGCTCACGGCCGACGCCCGGGCCGACACCTTCGGCGCCACCAACCCGGGCCGCCTGTCGCTGATGGCCAGCCAGGTGTCGGATGCCTTCGGCACCAAGGAGCGGGTGAACGCCGCGGCCGTGTGGAACGGCGGCTACCTGCCCACCGCCGCCGAGCGCGACATCTTCAAGGCCGCGCCGAAGAAGTAA
- the guaD gene encoding guanine deaminase encodes MTPPSTSSSPSPGLALRLALRGDLLDFTGAPDWGATESPVVRYRPDHWLLIEGGRIVGAQVEAPDSTWPRHDHSGQLILPGFIDTHVHSPQLDVIASYGAQLLDWLNTYTFPAEQRYADPAEAEAGAARFLDALLAHGTTSAVVFPTVHTASTEALFAAAQARGMRLITGKVLMDRNAPDGLRDDVAQAERDCVDLIDRWHGTGRLSYAVTVRFAPTSTPEQLAMAGALCRADESLYMHTHLAENRAEVQWVRELFPEARSYLDVYARAGLLHRRSVLAHGIWLDDEDRALLCRCGAQIAHSPSSNLFLGSGLFGWRAAERAGVQVSLATDVGGGTSLCQLCSLQDAYKVQALAGERLTAWKGLHAATLGAAESLLLADEIGSLEPGRMADVCVWDWASGPVAQRRLSVARDLHEKVFAWMTLADERNLVATYVAGLRVPV; translated from the coding sequence ATGACACCCCCTTCCACCTCCTCCAGCCCCAGCCCCGGCCTGGCCCTGCGCCTCGCGTTGCGCGGCGACCTGCTCGACTTCACCGGCGCGCCCGATTGGGGCGCCACCGAATCACCTGTGGTGCGCTATCGCCCCGACCATTGGCTCTTGATCGAAGGCGGCCGCATCGTCGGCGCCCAGGTCGAAGCGCCCGACAGCACCTGGCCGCGCCACGACCACAGCGGCCAGCTCATCCTGCCGGGCTTCATCGACACCCACGTGCACAGCCCGCAGCTCGACGTGATCGCCAGCTACGGCGCGCAGCTGCTCGACTGGCTCAACACCTACACCTTCCCCGCCGAGCAGCGCTACGCCGACCCGGCCGAGGCCGAAGCGGGCGCAGCCCGTTTCCTCGATGCGCTGCTGGCCCACGGCACCACCAGCGCGGTGGTCTTCCCCACCGTGCACACGGCCAGCACCGAGGCGCTCTTCGCCGCCGCCCAGGCAAGGGGCATGCGGCTCATCACCGGCAAGGTCCTGATGGACCGCAACGCCCCCGACGGCCTGCGCGACGACGTGGCCCAGGCCGAGCGCGACTGCGTCGACCTCATCGACCGCTGGCACGGCACCGGCCGCCTGAGCTATGCCGTGACGGTGCGCTTCGCACCCACCAGCACGCCCGAGCAGCTGGCGATGGCCGGCGCGCTGTGCCGTGCCGACGAGAGCCTCTACATGCACACCCACCTGGCCGAGAACCGCGCCGAGGTGCAATGGGTGCGCGAGCTCTTCCCCGAAGCACGCAGCTACCTCGACGTCTACGCCCGCGCGGGCCTGCTGCATCGGCGCAGCGTGCTCGCCCACGGCATCTGGCTCGACGACGAAGACCGCGCCCTGCTATGCCGCTGCGGCGCGCAGATCGCGCACAGCCCCAGTTCCAACCTCTTCCTCGGCAGCGGCCTCTTCGGCTGGCGCGCCGCGGAGCGCGCGGGCGTGCAGGTGAGCCTGGCCACCGACGTGGGCGGCGGCACGAGCCTGTGCCAGCTGTGCAGCCTGCAAGATGCCTACAAGGTGCAGGCGCTGGCCGGCGAGCGCCTCACCGCCTGGAAGGGCCTGCATGCCGCCACGCTGGGCGCAGCCGAGTCGCTGCTGCTGGCCGACGAGATCGGCTCGCTCGAGCCCGGCCGCATGGCCGACGTCTGCGTGTGGGACTGGGCCTCCGGCCCGGTCGCGCAGCGCCGCCTTTCGGTGGCGCGCGATCTGCATGAAAAAGTGTTCGCCTGGATGACATTGGCCGATGAGCGCAACCTCGTCGCCACCTACGTCGCAGGCTTGCGCGTGCCGGTCTGA
- a CDS encoding ABC transporter ATP-binding protein, which translates to MKVLVSALAVAAAGTALPALAQTSPTPIDPAKPATAVTPRAPTATPSGSNGTWRLMASPYTIHYSRDPNHKPVWMLGFERERLDGLLWGACYFSNSFGQPSGMVYGGQRLYDFSPYPQLFAQWTAGIMYGYKGEFQDKVPFNHRGFSPGVVLALGWQFTPRYSLQANILGNSAMMFQFSVDLP; encoded by the coding sequence ATGAAAGTCCTTGTTTCCGCGCTGGCGGTGGCCGCGGCCGGCACGGCGTTGCCCGCCCTGGCCCAGACCAGCCCCACGCCCATCGATCCTGCGAAGCCCGCCACGGCGGTGACCCCCCGCGCGCCGACGGCCACGCCGTCGGGCAGCAACGGCACCTGGCGCCTGATGGCCTCGCCCTACACGATCCATTATTCACGCGACCCCAATCACAAGCCGGTGTGGATGCTCGGCTTCGAGCGCGAGCGGCTCGATGGCCTGCTGTGGGGCGCCTGCTATTTCAGCAACTCGTTCGGCCAGCCGAGCGGCATGGTCTACGGCGGGCAGCGGCTGTACGACTTCAGCCCCTACCCGCAGCTCTTCGCGCAGTGGACGGCCGGCATCATGTACGGCTACAAGGGCGAGTTCCAGGACAAGGTGCCCTTCAACCACCGGGGCTTTTCGCCCGGCGTGGTGCTGGCGCTGGGCTGGCAGTTCACGCCGCGCTACTCGTTGCAGGCCAACATCCTCGGCAACTCGGCCATGATGTTCCAGTTCTCGGTGGACCTGCCTTGA
- the xdhA gene encoding xanthine dehydrogenase small subunit, translating to MNPQPIRFYHRGAVVEVNGPHPTRSVLEWLREDAHCTGTKEGCNEGDCGACTVVVGELAESGEALSLKTVNACLQFLPTLDGKALFTVEDLKDAEGLHPTQQAMVECHGSQCGFCTPGFVMSLWSCYERHQASATRPTRQQLADELSGNLCRCTGYRPILDAGQRMFDLPARTLDAAPVVKVLQGLQRTHQESGGLHYTAFNRQLGGGERVDHFRAPRTLEALAGLREYHPDATLLAGATDIGLWVNKQFRPLGDILYLGEVKELQRIDEANGELVIGAGVPLEAAWQALAQRVPTLTEVWLRFASPPIRHAGTMGGNVANGSPIGDSAPVLMALDAQLVLRKGTRVRRVALAEFYVDYMKNQLHAGELVQAIAVPLAALQRVVRAYKISKRFDSDISAICAGLAIELKGDAVQSVRIALGGMAATVKRATTAEAALTGQSWTQASVQAAQAALAQDFKPLTDLRASAAYRLQVAQNLLQRFWLETRAQDPLPPSATTVWARVEAT from the coding sequence ATGAACCCGCAACCGATCCGTTTCTACCACCGTGGTGCCGTCGTCGAGGTGAACGGCCCGCACCCCACCCGCTCCGTGCTGGAGTGGCTGCGCGAAGACGCCCACTGCACCGGCACCAAGGAGGGCTGCAACGAAGGCGATTGCGGGGCTTGCACGGTGGTGGTGGGCGAGCTGGCCGAGTCGGGGGAGGCGCTGTCGCTGAAGACCGTCAATGCGTGCCTGCAGTTCCTGCCCACGCTCGATGGCAAGGCCTTGTTCACCGTTGAAGACTTGAAAGATGCCGAGGGCCTGCACCCCACGCAGCAGGCGATGGTCGAGTGCCACGGCTCGCAGTGCGGCTTCTGCACGCCCGGGTTCGTGATGAGCCTGTGGTCCTGCTATGAGCGGCACCAGGCCTCAGCGACACGGCCCACGCGCCAGCAACTGGCCGATGAACTCTCTGGCAACCTGTGTCGCTGCACCGGCTACCGGCCGATCCTCGATGCGGGGCAGCGCATGTTCGACCTGCCGGCGCGCACGCTCGACGCAGCGCCGGTCGTGAAGGTGCTGCAGGGCCTGCAACGCACTCACCAGGAAAGCGGTGGCCTGCACTACACCGCCTTCAACCGCCAGCTCGGCGGCGGCGAGCGGGTCGACCACTTCCGTGCGCCGCGCACGCTCGAGGCCCTGGCCGGCCTGCGCGAGTACCACCCCGATGCCACGCTGCTGGCCGGCGCCACCGACATCGGCCTCTGGGTCAACAAGCAGTTCCGCCCGCTCGGCGACATCCTCTACCTCGGCGAGGTGAAGGAGCTGCAGCGCATCGACGAGGCGAACGGCGAACTCGTGATCGGCGCCGGCGTGCCACTCGAAGCCGCGTGGCAGGCGCTCGCGCAGCGCGTGCCCACGCTCACCGAGGTGTGGCTGCGCTTCGCTTCGCCGCCGATCCGCCATGCCGGCACGATGGGCGGCAACGTGGCCAACGGCTCGCCCATCGGCGACTCGGCGCCGGTGCTGATGGCGCTCGATGCGCAGCTGGTGCTGCGCAAGGGCACGAGGGTGCGGCGTGTGGCGCTGGCCGAGTTCTATGTCGACTACATGAAGAACCAGCTGCACGCGGGCGAGCTGGTGCAGGCGATCGCGGTGCCGCTGGCGGCGCTGCAGCGTGTGGTGCGCGCCTACAAGATCAGCAAGCGTTTCGACAGCGACATCTCGGCGATCTGCGCGGGCCTGGCGATCGAACTGAAGGGCGACGCGGTGCAGTCGGTGCGCATCGCACTCGGCGGCATGGCGGCCACGGTGAAGCGCGCGACGACGGCCGAAGCCGCGCTCACCGGCCAGTCGTGGACGCAGGCGAGCGTGCAGGCGGCCCAGGCCGCGCTGGCGCAAGACTTCAAGCCGCTCACCGACCTGCGCGCGAGCGCCGCGTATCGCTTGCAGGTCGCGCAGAACCTGTTGCAGCGCTTCTGGCTCGAAACACGGGCGCAAGACCCGCTGCCGCCATCGGCCACCACGGTGTGGGCCCGCGTGGAGGCCACCTGA
- a CDS encoding ABC transporter ATP-binding protein: MSSFVDFRNVWLAYNDELLAKKQYAVEDISLQVGEGEFIAIVGPSGCGKSTFMKLATGLKRPSQGSILIDGREVTSPLKITGMAFQAPSLLPWRTTLDNVLLPLEIVEPYRSSFRARRAEYAEKAKKLLASVGLAGYEDKFPWQLSGGMQQRASICRALIHEPKMLLLDEPFGALDAFTREELWCILRDLQAAQKFNVILVTHDLREAVFLADTVYVMSRSPGRMLVRKTIELPRPRELELTYTKGFTDLVLELREHIGAIRKPVGRVEVPQ; this comes from the coding sequence ATGAGCTCCTTTGTCGACTTTCGAAACGTCTGGCTTGCCTACAACGACGAGCTGCTCGCCAAGAAGCAATACGCCGTCGAAGACATCTCCCTGCAAGTCGGCGAAGGCGAGTTCATCGCCATCGTGGGGCCTTCGGGCTGCGGCAAGTCGACCTTCATGAAACTCGCGACGGGGCTCAAGCGGCCCTCGCAAGGCAGCATCCTCATCGACGGCCGTGAGGTGACCAGCCCGCTCAAGATCACCGGGATGGCCTTCCAGGCACCATCTCTGCTCCCCTGGCGCACCACGCTGGACAACGTGCTGCTGCCGCTCGAGATCGTGGAGCCCTACCGCTCGAGCTTTCGCGCCCGCCGCGCCGAATACGCCGAGAAGGCGAAGAAGCTGCTCGCAAGCGTCGGCCTCGCCGGCTATGAAGACAAATTCCCCTGGCAGCTCTCGGGCGGCATGCAGCAGCGGGCCTCGATCTGCCGCGCGCTCATCCACGAGCCCAAGATGCTGCTGCTCGACGAGCCCTTCGGCGCGCTCGATGCGTTCACCCGCGAAGAGCTGTGGTGCATCCTGCGCGACCTGCAGGCCGCGCAGAAGTTCAACGTCATCCTCGTCACGCACGACCTGCGGGAGGCGGTGTTCCTCGCCGACACGGTGTACGTGATGAGCCGCAGCCCGGGGCGCATGCTGGTGCGCAAGACCATCGAGCTGCCACGCCCGCGCGAGCTGGAGCTGACCTACACCAAGGGCTTCACCGATCTCGTGCTGGAGCTGCGCGAGCACATCGGGGCCATCCGCAAACCGGTCGGGCGGGTGGAGGTGCCGCAATGA